The following proteins come from a genomic window of Pyxidicoccus sp. MSG2:
- a CDS encoding AgmX/PglI C-terminal domain-containing protein, producing MGELLSGAEGQFRGQGMGTPGTGPAGGEHGPVPGAPLSVEDALDGDLDAYLDRELFVCQRPDSDSEQAAVTAAATASGSMRALLDLAEEESRWLKTLPAPSPSVEALPEPEAPAVEIPEWMRMSPGANVTTPFAAMLSPADPATVQAHPESHGSVGTDAEGLPATPWSVPASAPLASAPAYHGNLLPGIAPPPHGVPLPAWASQHAAPMAQYPQQWGMPPQAEPQRIAGMKTGAFLGAAAVGALAAGLLVVAGLHFREHLSGTHEATVANGQDVGRLQGAPNPTGAQAGGVGIAGTAQGGPGVLPSGVLGIAGAAQGGPGVNGEAQVGNPGARVPSGLSGEVQAGTVSLSGVAGAAQSSGTGPGVSGEAQASSAFLPGIPGTAQAGIEGLPGTATGAQGQPLPGTSAAQSGTSEPSGAQQAAASVAGTVLSTAQGDVQGAANGLRAQPPTTGRVSGPPVGGLTLTSGQPPAVATRAPSARKAATKTALPSSTTDEAEVADTRELAFNETESASADEESTPAEATEAEEPESELDEDFARELGFTEDAEQKAATPKAPERTVYIPPAPDAKEHLTPDDVKAVVVANQPAITACIRQHAQGTPVEKGGRFLVRWSVLPSGDTSSVSMDTDTLKATELGHCIEDVVRRWKFPAHQVRMQEPILFPFVF from the coding sequence GTGGGCGAGCTTCTGTCAGGGGCCGAGGGGCAGTTCCGGGGGCAGGGGATGGGGACGCCGGGCACGGGGCCGGCGGGAGGCGAGCACGGGCCGGTGCCGGGCGCGCCGCTGAGCGTGGAGGACGCGCTCGACGGTGATCTCGATGCATACCTGGACCGCGAGCTGTTCGTGTGTCAGCGGCCGGACTCGGACTCGGAGCAGGCTGCCGTCACGGCCGCCGCGACGGCTTCCGGGAGCATGCGCGCGCTGCTCGACCTGGCCGAGGAAGAGTCGCGGTGGTTGAAGACGCTGCCCGCGCCGTCGCCCTCCGTGGAAGCACTCCCCGAGCCCGAAGCGCCCGCGGTGGAGATTCCCGAGTGGATGCGCATGTCGCCCGGTGCGAACGTGACGACGCCCTTCGCGGCGATGCTCTCCCCCGCGGACCCGGCCACGGTGCAGGCGCACCCCGAGTCGCACGGGAGTGTGGGGACGGACGCCGAGGGCCTGCCGGCGACGCCGTGGAGCGTGCCGGCCTCCGCGCCGCTGGCGAGCGCTCCGGCGTATCACGGCAACCTGCTCCCGGGCATTGCACCGCCGCCGCACGGCGTGCCGCTTCCCGCGTGGGCGTCCCAGCACGCCGCTCCCATGGCGCAGTATCCCCAGCAGTGGGGCATGCCGCCGCAGGCCGAGCCGCAGCGCATCGCGGGCATGAAGACCGGCGCCTTCCTGGGGGCGGCGGCCGTGGGCGCGCTCGCGGCGGGGCTGCTGGTGGTCGCGGGCCTGCACTTCCGCGAGCACCTGTCGGGAACGCACGAGGCCACCGTGGCGAATGGGCAGGACGTGGGACGCCTCCAGGGTGCGCCGAATCCGACGGGAGCGCAGGCCGGAGGCGTCGGAATCGCCGGCACGGCTCAGGGCGGTCCTGGCGTGCTGCCTTCCGGCGTGCTCGGAATCGCCGGCGCGGCTCAGGGCGGTCCTGGCGTGAATGGGGAGGCCCAGGTTGGCAACCCTGGCGCGCGGGTGCCGTCAGGTCTGAGCGGTGAGGTGCAGGCTGGCACCGTGTCGCTCTCGGGTGTGGCCGGCGCGGCGCAGTCGAGTGGCACGGGGCCAGGCGTGAGTGGAGAGGCGCAAGCCAGCAGCGCGTTCCTGCCTGGTATCCCCGGCACGGCACAGGCCGGCATCGAGGGCCTGCCCGGCACGGCGACGGGAGCGCAGGGCCAGCCCCTCCCAGGCACCTCCGCCGCGCAGTCCGGTACGTCCGAGCCTTCGGGAGCTCAGCAGGCCGCGGCCTCGGTCGCGGGCACCGTGCTCTCCACGGCGCAGGGTGATGTGCAGGGCGCCGCGAACGGCCTGCGCGCGCAGCCGCCCACGACAGGGCGGGTGAGCGGGCCCCCCGTGGGAGGCCTCACCCTCACCAGTGGCCAGCCCCCCGCTGTGGCGACGCGCGCTCCTTCCGCGCGCAAGGCGGCCACGAAGACGGCCCTGCCGTCGAGCACCACCGACGAAGCCGAGGTCGCGGACACCCGCGAGCTCGCCTTCAACGAGACCGAGTCCGCCAGCGCCGACGAAGAGTCCACTCCCGCCGAGGCCACCGAGGCCGAGGAGCCGGAGTCCGAGCTGGACGAGGACTTCGCGCGGGAGCTCGGCTTCACGGAGGACGCGGAGCAGAAGGCCGCGACGCCCAAGGCCCCCGAGCGCACCGTCTACATTCCGCCCGCTCCGGATGCGAAGGAGCACCTCACGCCGGACGACGTGAAGGCCGTGGTGGTGGCGAACCAGCCGGCCATCACCGCCTGCATCCGTCAGCACGCCCAGGGGACGCCGGTGGAGAAGGGCGGCCGCTTCCTGGTGCGTTGGTCGGTGCTCCCGAGTGGCGACACGTCCAGCGTCTCCATGGACACGGACACGTTGAAGGCCACCGAGCTCGGCCACTGCATCGAGGACGTGGTGCGCCGCTGGAAGTTCCCGGCCCACCAGGTCCGCATGCAGGAGCCCATCCTCTTCCCGTTCGTCTTCTGA
- a CDS encoding aldo/keto reductase has translation MPLNHYVTLGRSGLRVSPFCLGAMTFGEDLGWGSSVEASNAIMDRFLERGGNFIDTANAYTRGHSEKIIGDHLGRHSSRRERVVLATKFFSGLFPGDPNGGGAGRKAMISQCEESLRRLQTDHIDLYWMHCWDMHTPIEETLRAMDDLVRSGKVRYVGVSDTPAWKVAQAQVTAHFRGWAPLAALQIEYSLLERTVEGELLPMARELGLGVTPWSPLKSGVLSGKYTRENAGKVKADRGAWAESALHEKTYGIIDVLQRVAKELGTTVARVALAWVQGRPGVTSTIIGARTLEQLDNNLGALDVRLKPEHVKALDDASTPTLNFPAGFLQGAPTFMHGGLTVNGVTAPEWPMAPKSDKERW, from the coding sequence ATGCCGTTGAATCACTACGTCACCCTGGGCCGTTCCGGCCTGCGCGTCAGTCCCTTCTGCCTCGGTGCCATGACGTTCGGCGAGGACCTGGGCTGGGGCAGCAGCGTCGAGGCGTCCAACGCCATCATGGACCGCTTCCTCGAACGGGGCGGCAACTTCATCGACACAGCCAACGCGTACACACGGGGGCACTCGGAGAAGATCATCGGTGACCATTTGGGCCGGCACTCCAGCAGGCGCGAGCGCGTGGTCCTCGCCACGAAGTTCTTCAGCGGCCTGTTCCCCGGTGACCCGAACGGCGGCGGAGCGGGCCGCAAGGCGATGATTTCCCAGTGTGAGGAGTCGCTGCGCCGCCTGCAGACGGACCACATCGACCTGTATTGGATGCACTGCTGGGACATGCACACGCCCATCGAGGAGACGCTGCGGGCGATGGACGACCTGGTGCGCTCGGGGAAGGTCCGCTACGTGGGTGTCTCGGACACGCCGGCGTGGAAGGTGGCGCAGGCGCAGGTGACGGCGCACTTCCGCGGATGGGCGCCACTGGCCGCGCTGCAGATTGAGTACTCGCTGCTGGAGCGCACCGTGGAGGGCGAGCTGTTGCCCATGGCTCGCGAGCTGGGGCTCGGCGTGACGCCGTGGTCTCCGCTGAAGAGCGGTGTGCTCAGCGGCAAGTACACGCGGGAGAACGCGGGCAAGGTGAAGGCGGACCGCGGCGCGTGGGCGGAGAGCGCGCTGCACGAGAAGACCTACGGCATCATCGACGTGCTCCAGCGCGTGGCGAAGGAGCTGGGCACCACGGTGGCGCGCGTGGCGCTGGCGTGGGTGCAGGGCCGGCCGGGGGTGACGTCCACCATCATCGGGGCGCGCACGCTGGAGCAGCTGGACAACAACCTGGGCGCGCTGGACGTGCGGCTCAAGCCCGAGCACGTGAAGGCGCTCGACGACGCCTCCACTCCGACGCTGAACTTCCCCGCTGGCTTCCTCCAGGGCGCGCCCACGTTCATGCACGGCGGCCTCACCGTGAATGGCGTCACCGCTCCCGAGTGGCCCATGGCGCCGAAGTCCGACAAGGAGCGCTGGTAG
- a CDS encoding nuclear transport factor 2 family protein, which translates to MSPEPAHAHRELLELERSVTQAIRERNGARLRELLSEDFVFRGTGDVETDREAFISSVAAIPGDILDLEMTSLRAHAFEDTGVLTGEQRARVRLADGTEVTDTQTFTDVCRWREGRWRMVLAHSVPAAPETPADGTAPAPESR; encoded by the coding sequence ATGAGCCCCGAGCCCGCCCATGCCCACCGTGAGCTGCTGGAGCTGGAGCGCTCCGTCACCCAGGCCATCCGCGAGCGCAACGGCGCCCGGCTGCGCGAGCTGCTGAGCGAGGACTTCGTCTTCCGTGGCACCGGCGACGTGGAGACGGACCGCGAGGCGTTCATCTCCAGCGTCGCCGCCATTCCAGGAGACATCCTGGACCTCGAGATGACCTCCCTGCGCGCCCACGCCTTCGAAGACACGGGCGTACTCACGGGCGAGCAACGGGCCCGCGTGCGCCTGGCCGACGGCACCGAGGTGACGGACACGCAGACCTTCACGGACGTGTGCAGATGGCGCGAGGGGCGGTGGCGAATGGTCCTCGCCCACAGCGTCCCGGCCGCGCCTGAAACTCCAGCGGACGGCACCGCTCCCGCACCCGAGTCGCGCTGA
- a CDS encoding carboxypeptidase-like regulatory domain-containing protein, producing MPQSGGERRWLLPGRGADWLVVPSMGHEARESKQHRVPEVFVTSSLDHLLTTFAARTLHGMYEALGGGSSLGLSRLERGRYEQRLKQRLAEAFTHGELVALEVERPVLVPPPWVEPPIPTPVEVPVAEPTWLAVELRDEEGHPVPHARYVVTLPDGSTREGTLNKNGYARVDGVNPGQCQVSFPELDEQSWS from the coding sequence ATGCCGCAATCAGGGGGGGAGCGCCGGTGGCTGTTGCCAGGCCGGGGCGCGGATTGGCTCGTCGTCCCATCCATGGGCCACGAGGCGCGAGAGTCGAAGCAGCACCGTGTACCCGAGGTATTCGTCACCTCGTCGCTCGACCATCTGCTGACCACGTTCGCCGCGCGTACGCTGCATGGGATGTACGAGGCACTCGGGGGCGGTTCTTCACTCGGGCTGTCCAGGCTGGAGCGCGGCCGGTACGAGCAGCGGCTCAAGCAGCGCCTCGCCGAGGCCTTCACCCATGGCGAGCTGGTGGCGCTGGAGGTGGAGCGTCCCGTGCTCGTGCCGCCGCCGTGGGTGGAGCCACCGATTCCGACGCCCGTGGAGGTGCCGGTGGCGGAGCCGACGTGGCTGGCCGTCGAGCTGCGGGACGAGGAGGGCCACCCCGTGCCGCACGCGCGCTACGTGGTGACGTTGCCGGACGGCTCCACGCGCGAAGGCACGCTCAACAAGAATGGCTACGCTCGCGTGGACGGTGTGAATCCCGGACAATGTCAGGTCAGCTTCCCCGAGCTGGATGAACAAAGCTGGAGCTGA
- a CDS encoding helix-turn-helix transcriptional regulator: MRAAMATSDSERTDSPSWTFLTNHAHVLLCIAADPEVRLRDVAIRVGITERAVQRIVSDLEDAGYLQREREGRRNRYTVAREQPLRHPIERHRNVSALIALVEDAAAPARRHGKAEEEAAPPPAPSARGRGKR; the protein is encoded by the coding sequence GTGCGCGCCGCCATGGCGACCTCGGACAGCGAGCGGACGGACTCTCCCTCCTGGACGTTCCTCACCAACCACGCGCACGTGCTGCTGTGCATCGCCGCGGACCCCGAGGTCCGCCTGCGCGACGTGGCCATCCGCGTGGGCATCACCGAGCGCGCCGTGCAGCGCATCGTGAGTGACCTCGAAGACGCGGGCTACCTCCAGCGCGAGCGAGAAGGCCGCCGCAACCGCTACACCGTCGCGAGGGAGCAGCCCCTGCGTCACCCCATCGAGCGGCACCGCAACGTGTCCGCCCTCATCGCGCTGGTGGAGGACGCGGCCGCGCCCGCTCGACGTCACGGCAAGGCGGAAGAGGAAGCGGCCCCACCGCCGGCCCCCTCCGCGCGAGGCCGCGGCAAGCGCTGA